From the Lolium rigidum isolate FL_2022 chromosome 2, APGP_CSIRO_Lrig_0.1, whole genome shotgun sequence genome, one window contains:
- the LOC124689190 gene encoding protein YELLOW LEAF 1, choloroplastic-like, whose protein sequence is MSYIIIVVKQLTEANHSCQIILIASRQWQSISGSQSRRNKLNNIISAKANITCCANQTQTATRKSFSGPTSPPSGSVKEKVKPRLDDGGVGFPPFRFGGGGGGGGGGGSSSSGGFILFVIVLLLDYLREFERNLQSGPRRGGDYDSGRAP, encoded by the exons ATGAGTTACATCATCATTGTTGTGAAACAATTAACAGAAGCTAACCATTCTTGTCAAATAATTCTAATAGCATCAAGACAATGGCAGTCTATCTCGGGTTCGCAGTCTCGGAGGAATAAACTCAACAACATCATCTCTGCCAAAGCT AACATAACATGCTGTGCTAACCAGACACAAACCGCCACCCGCAAATCATTCTCTGGACCCACCTCTCCACCATCGGGTTCAGTTAAAG AGAAGGTGAAGCCCAGGCTCGATGATGGTGGCGTTGGGTTCCCACCGTTCCGgtttggtggtggaggaggtggtggtggtggcggtggcagcaGTTCCTCCGGCGGATTCATCCTCTTCGTGATCGTTTTGCTTCTGGACTACCTGAGGGAGTTCGAGAGGAACTTGCAGAGTGGGCCGCGCAGGGGCGGCGACTACGACAGTGGGCGCGCACCATAG
- the LOC124685932 gene encoding berberine bridge enzyme-like Cyn d 4 — protein sequence MAKPKRLLSFLLSCLSWYLISVPSPHYPGEFIQCLREKLPSELVYEQSSSSFTDVLASSIKNPRFFTNATARPLCIVTPTDARHVQAAVLCGRRHGVRLRVRSGGHDYEGLSYRSPRPDEVFGVLDLASLRSVSVNRPESTAWVESGATLGELYYAIAKNNSQVAFPAGECPTVGVGGQFSGGGIGMMMRKYGLSIDNVLDARMVNANGDLLDRDGMGEDLFWAIRGGGGESFGVVLSWKIQLVQVPPTVTVFSIGKTLDQGAIDILARWQVVGPSLPDDLTIRVKVQGQEALFLAVYLGTCSSLVATMGREFPELGMTSADCRSMTWLESAALSFTTLANIGTPEEVLLNRTGSMSFSFKAKSDYVRRPIPKAAWKDIFSWFEMSGSGYIMLEPHGGFMDSVPADATPYPHRNGMLYVIQYLVFWQDDGGTAAPAAWLDDFYDFMEQHVSTNPREAYVNFRDLDIGQNMVVDDVNTFDGGNVWGERYFMSNYRRLATVKAAVDPTDYFRNEQSIPPLL from the coding sequence ATGGCTAAGCCCAAACGCCTACTCTCGTTCCTACTGAGCTGCTTGTCATGGTACCTGATCTCGGTCCCTTCCCCACATTACCCCGGGGAGTTCATCCAATGCCTAAGGGAGAAGCTCCCTAGCGAGCTCGTctacgagcagagctccagcagcTTCACCGACGTGCTGGCCTCCTCCATCAAGAACCCCAGGTTCTTCACCAACGCCACGGCGAGGCCGCTCTGCATCGTGACGCCGACCGACGCCCGCCACGTCCAGGCCGCCGTGCTCTGCGGCCGCCGCCACGGCGTGCGCCTCCGCGTGCGCAGCGGCGGCCACGACTACGAGGGCCTGTCCTACCGGTCGCCACGGCCCGACGAGGTGTTCGGCGTGCTCGACCTTGCCAGCCTCCGCTCCGTAAGCGTCAACCGTCCCGAGTCCACGGCTTGGGTCGAATCAGGCGCGACCCTCGGGGAGCTCTACTACGCCATAGCGAAGAACAACTCCCAGGTTGCATTCCCGGCCGGCGAGTGCCCGACTGTCGGCGTGGGCGGCCAGTTCAGCGGCGGAGGCATCGGGATGATGATGCGCAAGTATGGACTCTCCATTGACAATGTCCTCGACGCCAGGATGGTCAACGCCAACGGGGATCTCCTGGACAGGGACGGCATGGGGGAGGACCTCTTCTGGGCCatccgaggcggcggcggagagagcTTCGGCGTCGTGCTCTCGTGGAAGATCCAGCTCGTGCAGGTCCCGCCGACGGTGACCGTGTTCAGCATCGGGAAGACGCTTGACCAGGGCGCCATCGACATCCTCGCCAGATGGCAAGTTGTGGGACCATCACTCCCCGACGACCTCACCATCAGGGTCAAGGTGCAGGGGCAGGAAGCCCTGTTCCTGGCCGTGTACCTCGGCACGTGCAGCTCGCTCGTGGCCACGATGGGCCGCGAGTTCCCGGAGCTCGGCATGACGAGCGCCGACTGCCGGTCCATGACCTGGCTCGAGTCCGCGGCCTTGTCCTTCACCACCTTGGCCAACATCGGCACGCCGGAGGAGGTGCTTCTGAACAGGACCGGTAGCATGAGCTTCTCCTTCAAGGCTAAGTCCGACTACGTCCGGCGGCCCATCCCCAAGGCCGCGTGGAAGGACATCTTCTCCTGGTTCGAGATGAGCGGCTCCGGGTACATCATGCTGGAGCCCCACGGCGGGTTCATGGACAGCGTCCCCGCCGACGCGACACCGTACCCGCACCGGAACGGCATGTTGTACGTCATCCAGTACCTCGTGTTCTGGCAGGACGACGGCGGCACGGCGGCGCCGGCTGCCTGGTTGGACGACTTCTACGACTTCATGGAGCAGCACGTGAGCACGAACCCGAGGGAGGCATACGTGAACTTCCGGGACCTGGACATCGGCCAGAACATGGTGGTGGACGACGTGAACACGTTCGACGGTGGCAACGTCTGGGGCGAGCGGTACTTCATGAGCAACTACCGCAGGCTCGCGACGGTGAAAGCGGCAGTGGATCCGACCGACTACTTCAGAAACGAGCAGAGCATCCCGCCGTTGCTCTAG
- the LOC124691253 gene encoding protein YELLOW LEAF 1, choloroplastic-like, translating into MLPLATMSAPSSLLLRPAAHQRMGGDRGQSWGLLSISGSQSRRNKLNNIISAKANITCCANQTQTATRKSFSGPTSPPSGSVKEKVKPRLDDGGVGFPPFRFGGGGGGGGGGGSSSSGGFILFVIVLLLDYLREFERNLQSGPRRGSDYDNGLAPQ; encoded by the exons ATGCTCCCGCTCGCAACAATGTCCGCGCCGAGTTCGCTTCTCCTGCGGCCCGCCGCGCACCAGAGGATGGGGGGAGATCGAG GACAGAGCTGGGGGTTGCTGTCTATCTCGGGTTCGCAGTCTCGGAGGAATAAACTCAACAACATCATCTCTGCCAAAGCC AACATAACATGCTGTGCTAACCAGACGCAAACCGCCACCCGCAAATCGTTCTCTGGCCCCACCTCTCCACCATCAGGTTCAGTTAAAG AGAAGGTGAAGCCCAGGctcgatgatggtggcgtcgggtTCCCACCATTCCGgtttggtggtggaggaggtggtggcggcggcggtggcagcagcTCCTCCGGCGGATTCATCCTCTTCGTGATCGTTTTGCTTCTGGACTACCTGAGGGAGTTCGAGAGGAACTTGCAGAGTGGGCCGCGCAGGGGCAGCGACTACGACAATGGGCTCGCACCACAGTAG